TGAATAATCCACAGGGCCTCGATCAGGAAAGTCGATGACTTCCAGCTACTTTAGAATGGATCCTCCAAAGAACTTCTTCACTTGGTGTATCTTCCGGATGGTCTCAGCGGACCAATTGGCCTGTTTGATCTTGTAGATCTCCTCCGGGAGATACGCCACCTGATTTTGGGGAAGGCGCTTCAGCACCGTCTCGGATCCGACGATCCAGACGGATTCTCCTAAGACTTTGCTTTCGATTTTTACCTGGACGCTCTCCAGACTCTGAAGATAGGCCCACACCTCCTCTTTATTTTGATCAATTCTTCGGCCGAGATCGTCCGCCTCACGCTGTCTGACCGCGCTTCCCTCGGCACCCGGGCCGACCAGGTCTCTCACGACAATTTTGTCCTCGTCGATGAAGATCCGAAATCCTTTCGTCCAGGCTTCCTCAACGAGCGGATGAATCCGGTTTAAGATTTCAAGTTTCATATTTCAATCTCCGACAAATTTCTCAATATGAGGGCGCCAATCGTAAGAGCGGCCATGGGCCCTGAAGATGGTTGTCCTTTCCGGTCATGGCCTTCCCGTCTTGAGGATCGACCGAACCTCTCCCTCCCCGATGATCAGAGAGTCGAGAAGACCGACACCCATTATCTCTCCAGCCCTCCGGAGTCGTTCCGTTATGTCCCAGTCTTCCTTGGAAGGAGTGGGATCTCCGGAAGGATGGTTGTGGACCAAGATCATCTGAGCGGCGTTCGATAAGAGCGCGACCTTAAACACTTCCCTCGGATGAATAATGCATAGGCTGATGCTACCCACCGCCAGAGAATGAATATGCGTCGGAACATTCTTCATATCGAGGCAGATGATCAATGCCTCTTCGCGGTCATGAAAACGATAATATCTTTTGAGCATCGCATAGATCTCTTCTTTAGAAGCCACCGGCTTTGCCCAGCGGGGGCGCCTTGTTTTGATCTGTTTCAACTTGACCCAGTGCATTCAACCTCCAAATAATCCGGTTTTATCGGAGAAACGTTCAGATTCTCATCATTTCTCTTGCCCCTGAGGGCTTCCGCCTCCGATGGGACCATCGCAGGAAGTTTCCTCTCATCATGATGAGGCATGAATCGGCTCCTATTTTGTTTTGCTCTGAGCGATTCGTTTCGGACAAAAAGAAAGAGGCCCTGGGATCTCCTCCTCAGGGCCTCACATTCATGAGCGGTAATCACGCCTTTTTTTAGAATTTACTTAACCCGAACGAAAATAAACGTGCGAAGGGAGAGTTTCGAGGGTTTTCATGTCGCTAGAAAAATTGGTAGAATCGATTCTTCTGATAGACCCTCTTGATACCGAGGATTTAATTTGGAAGGAATTGTTTATATGAAAAAGAGAATATGTGATTAAGGTTGGGGTTTGGAGAACTGAAAAACAAGATAAAGATGCTTCGCTGATTAGGAAAGAAGGAGATTGAAAATTAATAAGACCTTTCGCGCCTCGTTGACTACGATTATCATTTTTGCTTGCACAAGATATTCATTTATATAATCTTCGATAGCTGTGGAAGAGTGCGCTGATAATACCCATCAACGTGCAGAGTGGGATAACCAAATTACGTT
The Candidatus Manganitrophus noduliformans DNA segment above includes these coding regions:
- a CDS encoding JAB domain-containing protein codes for the protein MHWVKLKQIKTRRPRWAKPVASKEEIYAMLKRYYRFHDREEALIICLDMKNVPTHIHSLAVGSISLCIIHPREVFKVALLSNAAQMILVHNHPSGDPTPSKEDWDITERLRRAGEIMGVGLLDSLIIGEGEVRSILKTGRP